In one window of Kitasatospora sp. MMS16-BH015 DNA:
- a CDS encoding (2Fe-2S)-binding protein, with the protein MTTTPEIPAVATELTVNGEPHALHLEPRRSLADVLRRDLRLTGTQVGCETGACGSCTVLVDGEPVRSCLLLAVQADGCAVETVESLTVDGKLSPLQQAFSEQSALQCGFCTPGFLMLCTALLREEPAPSGPRVRECLSANLCRCTGYAPIVAAVESVNLSTEEQS; encoded by the coding sequence ATGACCACCACGCCCGAGATCCCTGCGGTGGCAACCGAGTTGACCGTCAACGGCGAGCCGCACGCGCTCCACCTCGAACCCCGCCGTAGCCTGGCCGACGTGCTCCGCCGCGACCTGCGGCTGACCGGCACCCAGGTCGGCTGCGAGACCGGCGCCTGCGGCTCCTGCACCGTGCTGGTGGACGGCGAGCCCGTCCGCTCCTGCCTGCTGCTCGCCGTGCAGGCCGACGGCTGCGCCGTGGAGACGGTCGAATCCCTCACCGTGGACGGCAAGTTGAGCCCGCTGCAGCAGGCGTTCAGCGAGCAGTCCGCGCTGCAGTGCGGCTTCTGCACCCCCGGCTTCCTGATGCTCTGCACCGCGCTGCTGCGCGAGGAGCCAGCGCCGAGCGGCCCCCGGGTGCGCGAGTGCCTGTCGGCCAACCTCTGCCGCTGCACCGGCTACGCGCCCATCGTCGCGGCCGTCGAATCGGTCAACCTCTCTACCGAGGAGCAGAGTTGA
- a CDS encoding TetR/AcrR family transcriptional regulator, translated as MPSHARERLLVAAERLFYEEGIRAVGVERILSESGVGRASFYRHFPGKEDLVVEVLRRRDVNWRAWLADRVERSGLAAEQQALALFDGLAERFAAEDFRGCAFINTMVEEAAPESAAHLVAHEHKEQVIAYLDGLLARAGYAEHEALARQLALLGDGAIVTALREGTVAAASRARGVAEALLGGAVKVA; from the coding sequence ATGCCGAGCCATGCCAGAGAACGACTCCTCGTCGCCGCCGAGCGGCTGTTCTACGAGGAGGGCATCCGTGCGGTCGGGGTCGAGCGGATCCTCTCCGAATCCGGCGTGGGCCGGGCCTCGTTCTACCGGCACTTCCCCGGCAAGGAGGACCTCGTGGTCGAGGTGCTGCGCCGGCGTGACGTCAACTGGCGGGCCTGGCTGGCGGATCGCGTGGAGCGGAGCGGGCTCGCGGCGGAGCAGCAGGCGCTGGCGCTGTTCGACGGCCTCGCGGAGCGGTTCGCCGCGGAGGACTTCCGGGGCTGCGCGTTCATCAACACCATGGTGGAGGAGGCCGCGCCGGAGAGCGCGGCGCACCTGGTCGCGCACGAGCACAAGGAGCAGGTGATCGCGTACCTGGACGGGCTGCTGGCGCGGGCCGGCTACGCAGAACACGAGGCGCTCGCGAGGCAGTTGGCGCTGCTGGGGGACGGGGCGATCGTGACCGCGCTGCGGGAGGGGACTGTTGCGGCGGCCTCCCGGGCTCGGGGGGTGGCTGAGGCTCTGCTCGGCGGTGCGGTGAAGGTGGCGTAG
- a CDS encoding AMP-binding protein: protein MARPAGRPLPEGHGDRLPEGYWDRRRTAAHTEYRAARDLLLRLRGDQAAAHAEFRWPRAERFNWALEWFDVIAEGNHASALEVLGAPAADGSVPVAEQVSFAELSARSDALAVSLAELGVARGERVLLLLGTRVALWESLLGCLKLGAVVVPTYQDVTREEALDRITRGRIRHVLCTGELAALLDELPIPGVRISTGPARPDWHPYPDTTAHCPYLPEQDTPSADPAFCYFTSGTTSLPKLVEHTHASYPVGHLSSLYWNGLRPGDRHLNLSAPGWAKHSWSSFFVPWAAEATVLAPPDSGLPAEHLPGVLADHAVASFCAPPSAWRSLLPHLPGAGVRLREATAAGEPLTGEVNERIAAAWGVRVRDGYGQTEATALIGRSPDGPEPISPLGHPLPGYRIVLRDPATGELGDTGEVCLDLTDRPAGLMAGYAEDPVKTAAAFADGLYRTGDSGERCADGSIRLLGRTDDVFKSFGHRVSPVEIEAVLRGHPEVADAVVLPRPDPLGGLVPHAVVVPRPGAEPDHLREALLTRAADRLAPIFVPRSVEFTTELPRTRSGKVRRSELVALLGL from the coding sequence ATGGCCCGGCCCGCCGGGCGTCCACTGCCCGAGGGCCACGGGGACCGTCTCCCCGAGGGCTACTGGGACCGCCGGCGCACCGCCGCCCACACCGAGTACCGGGCCGCCCGCGACCTGCTGCTGCGGCTGCGCGGCGACCAGGCCGCCGCCCACGCCGAGTTCCGCTGGCCGCGCGCCGAGCGGTTCAACTGGGCGCTGGAGTGGTTCGACGTGATCGCCGAGGGCAACCACGCCTCGGCCCTCGAGGTGCTCGGCGCCCCGGCCGCGGACGGCTCGGTGCCCGTGGCCGAGCAGGTCAGCTTCGCCGAACTCTCCGCCCGCTCCGACGCGTTGGCCGTCTCGCTGGCCGAGCTCGGAGTGGCCAGGGGCGAGCGCGTCCTGCTCCTGCTCGGCACCCGCGTCGCGCTCTGGGAGAGCCTGCTCGGCTGCCTCAAGCTCGGCGCGGTGGTGGTGCCCACCTACCAGGACGTCACCCGCGAGGAGGCCCTGGACCGGATCACCCGCGGCCGGATCCGGCACGTCCTGTGCACCGGCGAACTCGCCGCGCTCCTCGATGAGTTGCCGATCCCCGGGGTACGGATCAGCACCGGCCCGGCCCGCCCCGACTGGCACCCCTACCCGGACACCACCGCCCACTGCCCGTACCTGCCCGAGCAGGACACGCCCTCGGCCGACCCGGCCTTCTGCTACTTCACCTCGGGCACCACCTCCCTGCCCAAGCTGGTCGAACACACCCACGCCAGCTACCCCGTCGGCCACCTCTCCAGCCTCTACTGGAACGGCCTGCGCCCCGGCGACCGGCACCTCAACCTCTCCGCCCCCGGCTGGGCCAAGCACTCCTGGAGCAGCTTCTTCGTGCCCTGGGCCGCCGAGGCCACCGTGCTCGCCCCGCCGGACTCCGGCCTGCCCGCCGAGCACCTGCCCGGCGTGCTCGCCGACCACGCGGTGGCCAGCTTCTGCGCCCCGCCCAGCGCCTGGCGCTCGCTGCTCCCGCACCTGCCCGGCGCGGGAGTCCGGCTGCGCGAGGCCACCGCCGCCGGCGAACCGCTGACCGGCGAGGTCAACGAGCGGATCGCCGCCGCCTGGGGCGTCCGGGTCCGGGACGGCTACGGCCAGACCGAGGCCACCGCCCTGATCGGCCGCTCCCCCGACGGCCCCGAGCCGATCTCCCCGCTCGGCCACCCGCTGCCCGGCTACCGGATCGTCCTGCGCGACCCGGCCACCGGCGAGCTCGGCGACACCGGCGAGGTCTGCCTCGACCTCACCGACCGCCCGGCCGGCCTGATGGCCGGCTACGCGGAGGACCCGGTCAAGACCGCCGCCGCCTTCGCCGACGGCCTCTACCGCACCGGCGACAGCGGCGAACGCTGCGCGGACGGCTCGATCCGCCTGCTCGGCCGCACCGACGACGTCTTCAAGTCCTTCGGCCACCGGGTCTCCCCGGTGGAGATCGAGGCCGTCCTGCGCGGCCACCCCGAGGTCGCCGACGCCGTCGTCCTCCCCCGCCCCGACCCCCTCGGCGGCCTCGTCCCCCACGCGGTCGTCGTCCCCCGCCCGGGCGCCGAGCCCGACCACCTACGGGAGGCCCTGCTCACCCGCGCGGCAGACCGGCTGGCGCCGATCTTCGTCCCCCGCTCGGTCGAATTCACCACCGAACTCCCCCGCACCCGCTCCGGCAAGGTCCGCCGCAGCGAACTAGTTGCGCTACTCGGACTGTGA
- a CDS encoding 4'-phosphopantetheinyl transferase superfamily protein: MKALRDGQVDLWLLRQPERGTALGGSLDLSELDAAELGRTSVCRTKPNGFLYTSAHIALRRLLGGYLGTPPGELTFTREPCPGCGEPHGRPALATAPSFVPDLTVTDLAGRPHRPAAAEPPLHFSLSHSTGMVLVGVALAPIGVDVEKLPNPETITTCAPAFHPAEQVELSTVAEAERRLVFGQLWTRKEAYLKALGTGLSRPLDLDYLGRDLTRRPAGWSLLDLPCGPAHSAAAAVRSATPVVATLRWLEMESLYPGGTIDLDAPAATVGATPEPVPVPG, translated from the coding sequence ATGAAGGCGCTCCGGGACGGCCAGGTCGACCTCTGGTTACTGCGGCAGCCGGAGCGGGGCACCGCGCTCGGCGGCAGCCTGGACCTCTCCGAACTCGACGCGGCGGAGCTCGGCCGCACCAGCGTCTGCCGCACCAAGCCGAACGGCTTCCTCTACACCTCGGCGCACATCGCGCTCCGCCGGCTGCTCGGCGGCTACCTCGGCACCCCGCCCGGCGAGCTCACCTTCACCCGTGAGCCCTGCCCCGGCTGCGGCGAGCCGCACGGCCGCCCGGCCCTGGCCACCGCGCCGTCCTTCGTCCCCGACCTCACCGTCACCGACCTCGCGGGCCGGCCGCACCGGCCGGCCGCCGCCGAGCCGCCGCTGCACTTCTCGCTCTCGCACAGCACCGGCATGGTGCTGGTCGGCGTGGCCCTGGCCCCGATCGGGGTGGACGTGGAGAAGCTGCCCAACCCCGAGACCATCACCACCTGTGCGCCGGCCTTCCACCCGGCCGAGCAGGTCGAGCTCTCCACCGTCGCCGAGGCCGAACGGCGCCTGGTCTTCGGCCAGTTGTGGACGCGCAAGGAGGCGTACCTCAAGGCCCTGGGCACCGGCCTGAGCCGCCCCCTCGACCTCGACTACCTCGGCCGCGACCTCACCCGCCGCCCGGCCGGCTGGTCGCTGCTCGACCTCCCCTGCGGCCCGGCCCACAGCGCGGCCGCCGCGGTCCGCAGCGCCACCCCGGTGGTCGCCACCCTCCGCTGGCTGGAGATGGAGTCGCTCTACCCGGGCGGCACCATCGACCTCGACGCCCCCGCGGCCACCGTCGGCGCCACCCCGGAGCCGGTACCGGTCCCGGGCTGA
- a CDS encoding XdhC family protein, translated as MQDIAEQLLAWHSSGRTYAVATVVGVSGSAPRDPGAALAVDAAGEAIGSVSGGCVEGAVYALCEEAIASGRPVLEHFGYSDADAFAVGLTCGGLLDVFVQPVTPGADPGLDAAVAHLAAGTPVALARVVEGPAALLGVGLAVTAEGHHGSLTGALERAAVAEARAMLDAGRTGRLVLGPDGRPCDDRGLGTVTFFVESHVPPPRMLVFGAIDFAAAVVRMGKFLGYHVTVCDARPVFATARRFPEADTVVVDWPHRYLDTQLDRIDGRTVLCVLTHDAKFDIPLLERALRLPVGYVGAMGSRRTHQDRNRRLCEVGLTEAEIGRLRSPIGLDLGARTPEETAVSIAAEIVALRRGGGCLPLAAHAGPIHHDLLRAAETLPTVNAARAA; from the coding sequence ATGCAGGACATCGCCGAGCAGTTGCTCGCCTGGCACTCCTCCGGGCGCACCTACGCGGTGGCCACCGTCGTCGGGGTCTCCGGCAGCGCCCCGCGTGACCCGGGCGCCGCGCTGGCCGTGGACGCGGCCGGGGAGGCGATCGGCTCGGTCTCCGGCGGCTGCGTCGAGGGGGCGGTGTACGCCCTCTGCGAGGAGGCCATCGCCAGCGGCCGGCCCGTGCTCGAACACTTCGGCTACAGCGACGCGGACGCCTTCGCCGTCGGCCTGACCTGCGGCGGGCTGCTCGACGTGTTCGTCCAGCCGGTCACCCCCGGGGCCGATCCCGGCCTGGACGCCGCGGTCGCCCACCTCGCCGCCGGTACGCCGGTCGCACTCGCCCGGGTGGTCGAGGGCCCGGCCGCCCTGCTCGGGGTGGGCCTGGCCGTCACCGCCGAGGGCCACCACGGCTCGCTCACCGGTGCGCTGGAGCGCGCCGCCGTGGCCGAGGCCCGGGCCATGCTCGACGCCGGCCGCACCGGCAGGCTGGTCCTCGGCCCGGACGGCCGCCCCTGCGACGACCGCGGCCTGGGCACCGTCACCTTCTTCGTCGAGTCGCACGTGCCGCCGCCCCGGATGCTGGTCTTCGGCGCGATCGACTTCGCCGCCGCCGTGGTCCGGATGGGCAAGTTCCTCGGGTACCACGTGACGGTCTGCGACGCCCGTCCGGTCTTCGCCACGGCCCGGCGCTTCCCCGAAGCCGACACAGTCGTGGTCGACTGGCCGCATCGGTACCTCGACACCCAACTCGACCGGATCGACGGCCGTACCGTGCTGTGCGTGCTCACTCATGACGCCAAGTTCGACATCCCGCTGCTGGAGCGGGCGCTGCGCCTGCCCGTCGGCTACGTCGGCGCCATGGGATCCCGGCGCACGCACCAGGACCGCAACCGTCGACTGTGCGAAGTCGGCCTCACCGAGGCCGAGATCGGCCGGTTGCGCTCACCCATCGGCCTCGACCTCGGTGCCCGGACGCCCGAGGAGACGGCCGTCTCCATCGCCGCCGAGATCGTCGCGCTGCGGCGCGGCGGCGGTTGCCTTCCCCTGGCCGCCCACGCCGGCCCGATCCACCACGACCTGTTGCGAGCCGCTGAAACCCTCCCCACTGTCAACGCCGCCAGAGCGGCTTGA
- a CDS encoding acyl carrier protein, with the protein MTTQVSTEPATRLPLIPLDLAAADLPAAVTDFVRWELGRLLDLAPELVDLIGEPMTSLGVGSVAGLELQRRLEAALPVRINLPRLLGAQSATVLIDDLVAQLAARRAESAEPVGSAAGR; encoded by the coding sequence ATGACCACGCAGGTGAGCACGGAGCCGGCCACCCGGCTGCCGCTGATACCCCTCGACCTCGCCGCCGCCGATCTGCCGGCCGCCGTGACCGACTTCGTCCGCTGGGAGCTGGGCCGACTCCTCGACCTCGCACCGGAGTTGGTCGACCTGATCGGCGAGCCGATGACCAGCCTGGGCGTGGGCTCGGTGGCCGGCCTGGAGCTCCAGCGCCGGCTGGAGGCCGCGCTGCCGGTACGGATCAACCTGCCCCGGCTGCTCGGTGCGCAGAGCGCCACGGTGCTGATCGACGACCTGGTGGCGCAGCTCGCCGCCCGCCGGGCCGAGTCGGCCGAGCCGGTCGGGTCGGCGGCGGGTCGATGA
- a CDS encoding carboxymuconolactone decarboxylase family protein, with product MPRLPQLTVETANDEQRELLEGTLKQLGKLPNLYASMANGPAALRGYLAMRDALVGGSFGDRQREQLALFIAQKNGCTYCVSAHSMRGARLAKMTEEELLATRKGTDADPHMHAVLHLTSEIMNDGGDIDDETLAAARAAGVTDAEIAEIVAHIALNVLSNYFNHVAQPDLDFPLVDANDLA from the coding sequence ATGCCCCGTCTGCCCCAGCTGACCGTCGAGACCGCCAACGACGAGCAGCGCGAGCTGCTCGAGGGCACCCTGAAGCAGCTCGGCAAGCTCCCGAACCTGTACGCCTCGATGGCCAACGGCCCGGCCGCCCTCCGCGGCTACCTGGCCATGCGCGACGCCCTGGTCGGCGGCAGCTTCGGCGACCGTCAGCGCGAGCAGCTCGCCCTCTTCATCGCCCAGAAGAACGGCTGCACCTACTGCGTCTCCGCCCACTCGATGCGCGGCGCCCGGCTCGCCAAGATGACCGAGGAGGAGCTGCTCGCCACCCGCAAGGGCACCGACGCCGACCCGCACATGCACGCGGTGCTGCACCTGACCAGCGAGATCATGAACGACGGCGGCGACATCGACGACGAGACCCTCGCCGCCGCCCGCGCGGCCGGTGTGACCGACGCCGAGATCGCCGAGATCGTCGCCCACATCGCGCTCAACGTGCTCTCCAACTACTTCAACCACGTCGCCCAGCCCGACCTGGACTTCCCCCTGGTCGACGCCAACGACCTGGCCTGA
- a CDS encoding thioesterase II family protein, translating to MSQSSASRGLRVLREATNPEAPELTLLLMHHAGGSAVSWVPFESQLPADWRVVALELPARVTSPAEPGCRSTMEAVHWLKAALGGELTGPYAIFGHSMGALVAYELARALEWQGNGPCWLGVSGLAAPRLLGGGERRDYWSQDQLVDFMRDLGGIPESAFRSPALVSRMVRTLRRDLAIVDSYQYSDCLPLRTPISVFSGAEDDLAGPSLTLPWSSHTSAPTTFHTYPGRHFYLFDRIAEICDQITLDLTRARTPQAA from the coding sequence ATGAGCCAGTCGTCCGCGAGCCGTGGCCTGCGCGTACTCCGCGAGGCCACAAACCCGGAGGCACCCGAGCTGACCCTGCTGCTGATGCACCATGCCGGTGGATCAGCCGTCTCCTGGGTGCCCTTTGAGTCCCAACTCCCGGCCGATTGGCGGGTGGTGGCCCTGGAGCTGCCCGCTCGGGTGACCTCTCCGGCCGAGCCGGGGTGCCGCTCGACCATGGAGGCGGTGCACTGGCTGAAGGCGGCTCTCGGTGGCGAACTGACCGGCCCGTACGCGATCTTCGGGCACAGCATGGGCGCCCTGGTGGCGTACGAGCTGGCCCGGGCCCTGGAGTGGCAGGGCAACGGCCCCTGCTGGCTCGGCGTCTCCGGGCTGGCCGCGCCCCGGCTGCTGGGCGGCGGCGAGCGGCGCGACTACTGGAGCCAGGACCAACTGGTCGACTTCATGCGGGACTTGGGCGGCATCCCGGAGAGCGCCTTCCGCTCGCCGGCCCTGGTCAGCCGGATGGTCCGCACCCTGCGCCGCGACCTGGCGATCGTGGACAGCTACCAGTACAGCGACTGCCTCCCGCTGCGCACCCCGATCTCGGTCTTCTCCGGCGCGGAGGACGACCTGGCCGGGCCTTCGCTCACCCTGCCCTGGTCCAGCCACACCTCGGCCCCCACCACCTTCCACACCTACCCGGGCCGCCACTTCTACCTGTTCGACCGGATCGCCGAGATCTGCGACCAGATCACCCTCGACCTGACCCGCGCCCGCACCCCGCAGGCCGCATAG
- a CDS encoding SigE family RNA polymerase sigma factor, which yields MKAAREDEYLEFVAARAKALYRSAYALAAGDAHLAEDLVQETLSRVYVHWHRVGAADSPAAYAQTVLFRTFVSLRRRRSTTERPTGYLPDGEAVGPDSALRVTLLDALAQLPPKDRAVLLLRYWEDRSIEETAEMLRLSSSAVRSQGTRALTRVRALLGDSLADLVPH from the coding sequence GTGAAGGCAGCACGCGAGGACGAGTACCTGGAATTCGTGGCCGCACGGGCGAAGGCGCTGTACCGCTCGGCGTACGCGCTGGCGGCGGGGGACGCGCACCTGGCCGAGGACTTGGTGCAGGAGACGCTCAGCCGGGTGTACGTGCACTGGCACCGGGTGGGCGCGGCCGACAGCCCGGCGGCCTACGCGCAGACGGTGCTGTTCCGCACCTTCGTGAGCCTGCGCCGCCGGCGCAGCACCACCGAACGCCCCACCGGCTACCTGCCGGACGGTGAGGCTGTCGGCCCGGACAGCGCGCTGCGGGTCACCCTGCTCGACGCCCTGGCCCAGCTGCCGCCCAAGGACCGGGCGGTGCTGCTGCTGCGGTACTGGGAGGACCGCAGCATCGAGGAGACGGCCGAGATGCTCCGGCTGAGCAGCAGTGCCGTCCGCTCCCAGGGCACCCGCGCCCTCACACGGGTCCGCGCGCTGCTCGGCGACAGCCTTGCCGACCTCGTGCCGCACTGA
- a CDS encoding xanthine dehydrogenase family protein molybdopterin-binding subunit — protein sequence MSAIGADVTRLEDDRLLRGWGRFHDDVIRPGQLWLRIVRSPLAHARILAVHTEEAAAAPGVVAVLTAADLAGLPRIPVRQPHPGIDFAPYLQPVLATEWVRYAGEPIAAVLADDPYLAEDAAELVRLEAEELPISMDARSGTELRPDCWGGQRAEVGVVEFGYGEVDEVFATAPHVVSVDLKIGRHSGTPLEGRGLVAEWDEREQRMTVWGASKVPYFNRRILAGMLGIAEHQMHMKEADSGGSFGIRGELYPEDVLVPLLCLRTGRPVKWSEDRIEHMTAANHAREQEHRIELAFDAEHRLLGLRDEAWQDTGGYIRTHGAVVAALTAAMICGPYRLPACRSRVHIVTTNKTPVGTFRAPGRFQNNFVREHAFDLAATQLGVDPVELRRMNLLDATELPHRRPMGIFGAPMLLDGGDHLGHFDKGLAAFGYQEWRAEAAAARAEGRLVGTGCAVMLEKAGLGHDSAVVDVGVTGAVRVAMGGVTVGQGIETAMAAIVAEEFDLPASAVKVVLSDTDILPDGAGTFASRSTVVGGSAVKLAAEAVARKARRVAATLLSVEEAELVFRAGALVVAAEPERQLTLGQITGACFTPQFLRTGEEPGLIGRGTYVADGMTYPYGAHYVQAEVDPGTGGVTLLRYGVSYEIGRAVHPASVHGQLLGGTVQGIGGALLEEFHYDERGLPLSVTLDEYRWPRLTDLPDIRIEVYEDSPAPGNPLGVRGAGEGGTAGAGAAIANAVRDALQLHGDVGALPLHPERVKALLRRPRG from the coding sequence TTGAGCGCCATCGGAGCCGACGTGACGCGCCTGGAGGACGACCGGCTGCTGCGCGGCTGGGGCCGGTTCCACGACGACGTGATCCGCCCCGGCCAGCTCTGGCTGCGGATCGTGCGCTCCCCGCTCGCGCACGCCCGGATCCTCGCCGTGCACACCGAGGAGGCCGCCGCGGCCCCCGGCGTGGTCGCCGTGCTGACCGCCGCCGACCTGGCCGGGCTGCCCCGGATCCCGGTCCGCCAGCCGCACCCCGGCATCGACTTCGCCCCCTACCTCCAGCCGGTGCTGGCCACCGAGTGGGTCCGCTACGCGGGCGAGCCGATCGCCGCCGTCCTGGCCGACGACCCCTATCTCGCCGAGGACGCCGCCGAGTTGGTGCGCCTGGAGGCCGAGGAGCTGCCCATCTCGATGGACGCCCGCTCCGGCACCGAGCTGCGCCCCGACTGCTGGGGCGGGCAGCGCGCCGAGGTCGGCGTGGTCGAGTTCGGCTACGGCGAGGTGGACGAGGTCTTCGCCACCGCCCCGCACGTGGTCTCGGTGGACCTGAAGATCGGCCGGCACAGCGGCACCCCGCTGGAGGGGCGCGGCCTGGTCGCCGAGTGGGACGAGCGCGAGCAGCGGATGACCGTCTGGGGCGCCTCCAAGGTGCCGTACTTCAACCGGCGCATCCTGGCCGGGATGCTCGGCATCGCCGAGCACCAGATGCACATGAAGGAGGCCGACTCCGGCGGCAGCTTCGGCATCCGGGGCGAGCTCTACCCCGAGGACGTGCTGGTGCCGCTGCTCTGCCTGCGCACCGGCCGCCCGGTGAAGTGGTCCGAGGACCGGATCGAGCACATGACAGCGGCCAACCACGCCCGCGAGCAGGAGCACCGGATCGAGCTCGCCTTCGACGCCGAGCACCGGCTGCTCGGCCTGCGCGACGAGGCCTGGCAGGACACCGGCGGCTACATCCGCACCCACGGCGCCGTGGTGGCCGCGCTCACCGCCGCGATGATCTGCGGCCCGTACCGGCTGCCCGCCTGCCGCTCCCGGGTGCACATCGTCACCACCAACAAGACCCCGGTCGGCACCTTCCGGGCCCCCGGCCGGTTCCAGAACAACTTCGTCCGGGAGCACGCCTTCGACCTGGCGGCGACCCAGCTGGGCGTCGACCCGGTGGAGTTGCGCCGGATGAACCTGCTGGACGCCACCGAGCTGCCGCACCGCCGCCCGATGGGCATCTTCGGCGCCCCGATGCTGCTCGACGGCGGCGACCACCTGGGCCACTTCGACAAGGGCCTGGCCGCGTTCGGCTACCAGGAGTGGCGCGCCGAGGCCGCCGCCGCCCGGGCCGAGGGCCGGCTGGTCGGCACCGGCTGCGCGGTGATGCTGGAGAAAGCCGGGCTCGGCCACGACAGTGCCGTGGTGGACGTGGGCGTCACCGGCGCCGTGCGGGTCGCCATGGGCGGGGTCACCGTCGGCCAGGGCATCGAGACCGCGATGGCGGCCATCGTGGCCGAGGAGTTCGACCTCCCGGCCTCGGCCGTCAAGGTGGTGCTCTCCGACACCGACATCCTGCCCGACGGCGCCGGCACCTTCGCCAGCCGCTCCACCGTGGTCGGCGGCAGCGCCGTCAAGCTCGCCGCCGAGGCGGTGGCCCGCAAGGCCCGCCGGGTGGCCGCTACCCTGCTCTCGGTGGAGGAGGCCGAACTGGTCTTCCGCGCCGGTGCGTTGGTCGTCGCGGCGGAGCCGGAGCGGCAGCTGACGCTCGGCCAGATCACCGGCGCCTGCTTCACCCCGCAGTTCCTGCGCACCGGCGAGGAGCCCGGCCTGATCGGCCGCGGCACCTACGTGGCCGACGGGATGACCTACCCCTACGGCGCCCACTACGTGCAGGCCGAGGTCGACCCGGGCACCGGCGGGGTCACCCTGCTGCGCTACGGGGTCAGCTACGAGATCGGCCGCGCCGTCCACCCGGCCTCCGTGCACGGGCAGTTGCTCGGCGGCACGGTGCAGGGCATCGGCGGCGCCCTGCTCGAGGAGTTCCACTACGACGAGCGCGGCCTGCCGCTCTCCGTCACCCTCGACGAGTACCGCTGGCCCCGGCTGACCGACCTGCCGGACATCCGGATCGAGGTGTACGAGGACTCGCCCGCCCCCGGCAACCCGCTCGGCGTCCGCGGCGCGGGCGAGGGCGGCACCGCGGGGGCCGGCGCGGCGATCGCCAACGCCGTCCGCGACGCCCTCCAACTCCACGGCGACGTGGGCGCCCTGCCGCTCCACCCGGAGCGGGTCAAGGCACTGCTGCGCCGCCCCCGGGGCTGA